The proteins below are encoded in one region of Penicillium psychrofluorescens genome assembly, chromosome: 4:
- a CDS encoding uncharacterized protein (ID:PFLUO_005934-T1.cds;~source:funannotate) — translation MDLQGTPIPPGNRSSKVTTDPAASRQPIEERPGPVANDSLAAESVRHGGAFAENWGAEPMGVSGQQSTLTNTDTSSATTFPSAPDGSMREDRQRQTKYPETLGGQGDFPGRHLPETGYTGGSTQAKKQMGLHTGEYPASEKMAGEQPSASSEQTSTASGSGYQGNPHQKPKGKNLTEGGFESSDRNNASFNSEIGSKQDPGRAAEQKFQLHVAESGNDVGGPRQKGVDNQNWYQPLENDQRA, via the coding sequence ATGGATCTCCAAGGCACTCCCATCCCCCCCGGTAACCGCAGCAGCAAGGTCACCACCGACCCTGCAGCATCCCGCCAGCCTATTGAAGAGCGCCCAGGCCCAGTGGCCAACGACTCCCTGGCCGCCGAGTCCGTCCGTCATggcggcgccttcgccgaaAACTGGGGCGCCGAGCCCATGGGCGTTTCCGGCCAACAATCTACCTTGACAAACACCGATACCTCATCCGCTACGACCTTCCCATCCGCGCCTGATGGCTCCATGCGAGAGGACCGTCAACGCCAGACGAAGTACCCCGAGACCTTGGGTGGCCAGGGCGACTTCCCCGGCCGCCACCTGCCCGAGACGGGCTACACGGGCGGTTCCACacaggccaagaagcagatgggCCTGCACACCGGCGAGTACCCTGCTTCtgagaagatggccggcgAGCAACCTTCTGCCTCCAGCGAGCAGACTTCTACCGCCAGCGGCAGTGGCTACCAGGGCAACCCACACCAGAAGCCGAAGGGCAAGAACCTAACGGAAGGCGGGTTTGAATCTTCGGACCGTAACAACGCCAGTTTCAACTCGGAAATCGGCTCGAAGCAGGATCCCGGCCGTGCAGCGGAGCAAAAGTTCCAGCTCCACGTCGCTGAGAGTGGGAACGATGTTGGCGGTCCTCGTCAGAAGGGCGTCGACAACCAAAACTGGTACCAGCCGTTGGAGAACGACCAGCGCGCTTAG
- a CDS encoding uncharacterized protein (ID:PFLUO_005932-T1.cds;~source:funannotate): MGKDKVEKEKKRAEKKEKRAEKDGVHKSKKDKKEKKDKTALADAVEKEITTQVLDGLDQAASAAVVKTTVDVAEPMDIETLVGALVPFAQPLVEDKTAKKVLKSVKKAAVNKSLKRGVKEVVKALRKSPIPPANTTITEPTGIVILAADISPMDVISHIPVLCEDHGIPYVFVTSRAELGASAATKRPTSVVMVVPKSGKGKKGESEDGEDFGKVFEELTKLTEKEGKKVTA, translated from the exons ATGggcaaggacaaggtcgagaaggagaagaagcgcgctgagaagaaggagaagcgcgccgagaaggacggTGTGCacaagagcaagaaggataagaaagagaagaaggacaagacTGCTCTTGCTGATGCAgtagagaaggagatcaCTACCCAGGTCCTGGACGGACTTGATCAGGCGGCCTCGGCCGCAGTGGTCAAGACAACCGTCGATGTCGCCGAGCCCATGGACATCGAGACCCTCGTGGGCGCCCTGGTGCCTTTCGCCCAACCGCTGGTGGAGGACAAGACCGCCAAGAAGGTGCTCAAGAGCGTGAAGAAGG CTGCTGTCAACAAGTCTCTCAAGCGTGGTGTCAAGGAAGTCGTCAAGGCTCTCCGGAAATCACCCATTCCTCCCGCCAACACTACCATCACGGAGCCCACCGGTATTGTCATCCTCGCTGCCGATATCTCGCCCATGGATGTGATCTCGCATATCCCTGTTCTGTGCGAGGACCACGGTATTCCCTATGTGTTCGTCACCTCTCGCGCCGAGCTCGGTGCCTCGGCCGCCACCAAGCGCCCGACCAgtgtggtgatggtggttcCGAAGtccggcaagggcaagaagggcgagtcCGAGGACGGAGAGGACTTTGGCAAGGTGTTCGAGGAACTGACCAAgttgacggagaaggagggtAAGAAGGTGACGGCATAA
- a CDS encoding uncharacterized protein (ID:PFLUO_005929-T1.cds;~source:funannotate) — MASWRTELGFTDRLTVIQSLTTVYQQASSSAAFAEAQAQAKRYESEAYNQATSKEEYERMCQQAIDAAEATGSVAPVISSPQQVQEHFQDPDPSDAPSTGEKLGQYTSCFHHFDGLHSTIYKSKAEDGTLRAVKVTIPHLMTAPHDAHREARLLQQASGTHVISLVETFTLDGGRLVLVFPFLRYDFEHLLRRDGVTAAQTRSILKDMFLALAHIYDMGIIHRDIKPSNILMDSPDGPAYLADFGISWKEGDPGCEPANLKITDVGTTCYRAPEVLFGFKRYGAALDLWAAGCVVAEAIVVGHPALFDSGPVGSDLSLIFSIFKTLGTPDEQRWPEIGVLPDWGKVEFHPFPAQPWENILKGASSKGRDLVRSLLCYESSERLSAAEVCGEIPRPSTFPVDLTIFAGS; from the exons atggcaagctggaggaccGAGCTGGGTTTTACGGACCGGCTGACGGTCATCCAGTCTCT CACTACTGTCTACCAGCAggcctcctcctctgccGCATTCGCAGAGGCTCAGGCACAAGCCAAACGGTATGAAAGTGAAGCCTACAATCAGGCTACCTCCAAGGAGGAGTATGAGCGCATGTGTCAGCAAGCCAttgatgccgccgaggccacGGGCTCCGTAGCACCCGTCATCAGCAGTCCGCAGCAGGTGCAAGAACACTTTCAAGACCCGGATCCGTCTGATGCCCCATCCACGGGCGAGAAGCTCGGTCAGTATACGTCCTGTTTTCATCACTTCGATGGGCTCCATTCGACCATTTATAAATccaaggccgaggatggcACCCTCCGCGCGGTCAAGGTCACGATCCCGCATCTCATGACCGCTCCTCACGATGCGCATCGAGAAGCCCGATTGCTACAGCAGGCCAGTGGCACGCATGTCATTTCTCTGGTCGAGACCTTCACCCTCGACGGCGGCAGgttggtcttggtctttcccttcttgcGGTATGACTTTGAACACCTGCTCCGGCGTGATGGGGTGACTGCTGCACAGACACGCTCAATCTTGAAGGATATGTTTCTTGCGCTGGCGCATATCTACGACATGGGGATCATCCATCGGGACATCAAGCCCTCGAACATCCTGATGGACTCCCCGGACGGCCCAGCATATCTCGCCGACTTTGGGATTTCGTGGAAAGAAGGCGATCCGGGCTGTGAGCCCGCCAATCTCAAGATCACGGATGTGGGCACGACCTGTTACCGAGCTCCAGAGGTGCTCTTCGGCTTCAAGAGATATGGAGCTGCTCTGGATCTGTGGGCCGCTGGATGTGTGGTAGCCGAAGCCATCGTGGTCGGGCATCCAGCGCTCTTCGACTCGGGGCCTGTCGGCAGCGACCTATCACTtatcttctccatcttcaagACATTGGGGACCCCCGATGAACAACGTTGGCCG GAAATTGGCGTTCTGCCTGATTGGGGCAAGGTGGAATTCCACCCATTCCCGGCGCAGCCATGGGAAAATATCCTGAAAGGAGCCTCCTCCAAGGGCCGCGATTTGGTGCGGAGCTTGCTCTGCTACGAGAGCAGCGAGCgcctctccgccgccgaggtATGTGGCGAGATCCCACGGCCCAGTACATTCCCCGTCGATCTCACAATCTTTGCAGGCTCTTGA
- a CDS encoding uncharacterized protein (ID:PFLUO_005935-T1.cds;~source:funannotate), whose protein sequence is MSDETFHVTRQDLRKEESHVAKQHHGQVPSNSNVSAMKSLIDEKTNKPQEIDHAKANLPLPDQPPVASDWSSSDQRTVNVGSGGISGSSDSALREPATVESSARISGEELHKATAPGKEVGEPSNLPSDVTSGTQ, encoded by the exons ATGTCTGACGAAACTTTCCACGTCACCCGCCAGGACCTGCGCAAAGAAGAGTCCCATGTTGCCAAGCAGCATCACGGCCAGGTCCCGTCGAACTCGAACGTTTCTGCCATGAAG TCCTTGATCGATGAAAAGACCAACAAGCCCCAGGAGATCGACCACGCCAAGGCCAACCTTCCTTTGCCCGATCAACCCCCGGTTGCTAGTGACTGGTCATCGTCCGACCAGCGAACCGTCAATGTCGGCTCTGGGGGCATCTCCGGTAGTTCTGACAGTGCTCTCCGTGAGCCCGCGACCGTGGAAAGCAGCGCCCGTATTTCAGGAGAGGAATTGCACAAGGCTACTGCTCCCGGGAAGGAAGTGGGGGAACCGAGCAACTTGCCCTCTGATGTGACGAGCGGGACCCAGTGA
- a CDS encoding uncharacterized protein (ID:PFLUO_005933-T1.cds;~source:funannotate), with amino-acid sequence MPSLCLLLVVLVLVTIHETTAHPIRTARWAKIGQYPDVEGRGIWKVFQREARDALAEYTPGASNQNHSWSGDNPDEALEREHAHTLLDSPDRPYKRLSSPSGKSIVSVLVPLSPRILPEQNHRYLYHYHHLQDEEKRRKQQQQEEEQEQDESTQLANAPAHTPPPYGGTLYGPNHHKTKQEEDNCEDGSSASYIMISRHSFSLFSYRISLPYLHMHIKPTGFSSGALPGIFTTVISLVALAWIVILTVSLVELANYLLRKKRRSARAAAAITDCSVIPSDGGRNADDTLDVPVRVVVGPRASEKYGIIASEPDSDSMSEGDMEEYRIL; translated from the exons ATGCCCTCGctatgtcttcttctcgtcgtcttggtcctcgtcaccatccACGAGACCACGGCTCACCCCATCCGGACGGCCCGATGGGCGAAAATAGGGCAATATCCGGATGTAGAGGGTCGGGGTATTTGGAAGGTTTTCCAACGAGAAGCGCGCGATGCTCTGGCCGAGTATACACCAGGAGCGAGTAACCAG AACCATTCCTGGTCCGGTGATAATCCAGACGAAGCACTCGAGCGAGAGCATGCACACACGCTCTTGGATAGTCCGGATCGTCCGTATAAGCGGTTATCGTCGCCTTCTGGGAAGTCAATTGTCTCGGTCTTGGTCCCTCTTTCGCCTCGTATATTACCCGAGCAAAACCATCGATATCTGTATCACTATCATCATCTACaagacgaagagaagaggcggaaacagcagcagcaagaggaagaacaagaacaggaTGAATCGACTCAATTGGCCAACGCCCCTGCACATACACCGCCGCCCTATGGCGGGACACTATACGGACCGAACCATCACAAAAccaaacaggaagaagacaattGCGAAGATGGTTCGTCGGCATCATACATCATGATATCCAGACACTCGTTCTCACTCTTCTCATACCGGATTTCTCTCCCCTACTTGCATATGCACATCAAACCGACGGGATTTTCTTCAGGGGCCCTTCCAGGAATCTTCACAACGGTGATAAGTCTCGTGGCTCTGGCCTGGATTGTCATCCTGACCGTCTCACTGGTAGAGCTGGCCAATTATCTATTGCGGAAGAAGCGGCGGAGTGCTagggctgctgctgccatcaCGGATTGCAGCGTGATACCGTCCGATGGTGGAAGGAATGCCGACGACACTTTGGACGTTCCTGTGCGAGTTGTGGTTGGTCCTCGAGCATCGGAGAAGTATGGAATTATTGCTTCAGAACCAGACTCGGATTCTATGTCTGAGGGTGATATGGAGGAGTATCGCATTTTGTGA
- a CDS encoding uncharacterized protein (ID:PFLUO_005930-T1.cds;~source:funannotate): MELSRQEYPALLATLNPSEATTVLGDRIRLINKVNTDIADWLQERRRVEEAYALSLRKLANRPQIDGASLGIFQIPWQRIINSTEKLAVSHETLATKIEEDVERPLREYGTKNRDMQQIPNIQNNLMGLAKNVEAAQKKVEKSKEKGPKGAEKLASAVAAVEEVTQQWDSRAPFVFEQLQAADEGRLNHLRDVLTQYETHEVDQVERGRQAAESCLNVLLNVETADEIKTFAAKVSGNRAVISPAPPRQQPQQPEETPTVTTPELAPVLAATPRTATAPTVVATTPADAPLVPPPRVQSDSVSQRSQRSEPSMATRTPPAPEPVARNTPLGGLRRLGTVMNRRKSVIGPSAGSYERKPEKKHRSPFAAFKRSDSSRDAQIQLPESPPLSTIDRPATSLTEEESIRNPSVSQDPDASETITTIPAAHPVHTTTNGATSPEEQAGLARGDATQPRVDSEGYTERPSTIDEVTRAQREAAGLDEAAMNLTIRDQPIFEDESQAKQAMDDMANTLRMGIRRNAGTIRGRRDVRNTIFVSNPSNEALATQSKPETQQPPTSPIKHTATPSTATDDHTMSDTTSVRSGHTVHAAALHPDLHEAGLNASIIETINAWFSEGVITKSFVVGELAVAHNATAGVPVDKMRVRLDNFQVLEKVAANPHFVHETAKDVSDDKRGEYDIQLSSIGRPMPTVAFKYQVHLDGVDSSTYCPVIFKPVWNLEEYQASAIIFYSMNPAFVSSPNESIILKNLVLSVGLDVAPEDESTKQLRDSVAHATTAMMYPNSGATFRRKYSTATWKIPELEIKHPSAADADGKFLVRFSTSTSGPRKGNVEAKFELRSSDASTSLLGISRAVSDPTEVDPFADAGSKDPQQSSSTAAVSWQDVPTARKLVAGKYVSS; this comes from the exons ATGGAGCTCTCACGACAGGAATATCCGGCATTGCTG GCCACCCTGAACCCCAGCGAAGCTACAACCGTCCTCGGCGATCGCATCCGGCTCATCAACAAGGTCAATACCGATATCGCGGATTGGCTTCAG GAACGACGTCGTGTGGAGGAAGCCTATGCTTTGAGCTTGCGGAAACTGGCAAATCGCCCTCAGATAGATGGAGCGTCCCTAGG GATCTTCCAAATCCCCTGGCAACGCATCATCAATTCCACCGAAAAGCTGGCGGTGTCGCACGAGACCCTCGCAACCAAGATCGAAGAGGATGTAGAGCGACCCCTCAGAGAGTACGGCACCAAGAATCGAGATATGCAACAGATCCCCAACATCCAGAACAATCTCATGGGGCTGGCCAAGAATGTGGAGGCTGCTCAGAAGAAAGTTGAAAAGTCCAAGGAGAAAGGCCCCAAGGGTGCGGAGAAGCTAGCctccgccgtcgccgcggTGGAGGAAGTCACCCAACAGTGGGATTCGAGGGCGCCGTTTGTGtttgagcagctccaggCAGCGGACGAGGGCCGGCTCAACCACCTTCGAGACGTTCTCACCCAGTACGAGACGCACGAAGTGGACCAGGTCGAGCGCGGCCGTCAGGCGGCCGAGAGCTGTCTGAACGTTCTCCTGAATGTGGAGACGGCGGATGAGATCAAGACTTTTGCTGCCAAAGTGAGCGGCAACAGGGCTGTAATCTCTCCGGCCCCACCGAgacagcagccgcagcagccggagGAAACGCCCACCGTCACAACACCAGAACTAGCACCAGTTCTGGCAGCAACGCCTCGAACCGCAACCGCACCCACCGTAGTTGCAACAACCCCGGCTGATGCACCGCTTGTGCCCCCTCCTCGCGTTCAGAGTGACTCAGTCAGCCAGCGATCCCAGAGATCGGAACCCTCAATGGCTACGCGAACGCCCCCAGCACCAGAGCCGGTGGCGCGAAACACTCCGTTAGGAGGGTTGCGACGACTGGGCACGGTCATGAACCGGCGAAAGAGTGTTATTGGACCGTCAGCCGGAAGCTATGAGAGgaagcccgagaagaagCATCGGAGTCCGTTTGCCGCGTTCAAGAGATCCGACTCTTCGCGAGACGCCCAGATCCAGCTACCCGAAtctccccccctctccacTATAGACCGTCCCGCAACGTCTTTGACTGAAGAGGAATCGATTCGGAATCCAAGTGTGTCGCAGGATCCCGACGCATCGGAGACAATTACGACAATCccagcagctcatccagtACACACCACCACAAACGGTGCGACTTCACCAGAAGAGCAGGCAGGACTGGCTCGCGGTGATGCGACTCAGCCGCGGGTTGATTCCGAAGGGTACACAGAGCGACCTTCGACAATTGATGAAGTCACTCGTGCACAGAGAGAAGCGGCAGG TTTGGATGAAGCCGCCATGAACTTGACGATTCGAGACCAGCCAATTTTCGAAGACGAAAGCCAGGCGAAACAGGCGATGGATGATATGGCGAATACCCTTCGAATG GGCATCAGACGAAATGCAGGCACCATTCGCGGACGCCGCGATGTTCGCAACACGATATTTGTTTCTAACCCCAGCAACGAGGCTCTCGCAACCCAATCCAAACCGGAGACTCAGCAGCCGCCCACGTCGCCCATCAAGCACACCGCGACTCCGAGCACTGCCACGGACGATCACACCATGTCAGACACTACCTCTGTGCGTTCTGGACACACGGTCCATGCAGCTGCCCTTCACCCTGATCTCCACGAGGCTGGTCTGAATGCATCCATTATTGAAACTATTAATGCATGGTTCTCGGAGGGCGTCATCACCAAGTCCTTTGTGGTTGGGGAGCTCGCCGTGGCACACAACGCCACCGCCGGTGTCCCAGTAGATAAGATGCGGGTTCGTCTGGACAATTTCCAGGTGCTCGAGAAAGTTGCGGCGAACCCACACTTTGTCCATGAAACCGCCAAGGATGTCTCTGACGATAAGCGAGGCGAGTACGATATCCAACTAAGCAGCATCGGGCGCCCCATGCCAACTGTGGCATTCAAGTACCAGGTGCATCTGGACGGAGTTGATTCCTCTACTTACTGCCCGGTCATTTTCAAGCCCGTCTGGAACCTGGAAGAATACCAAGCCAGCGCCATCATCTTTTATTCTATGAACCCGGCCTTCGTCTCGTCCCCCAACGAgtccatcatcctcaaaAACCTCGTTCTATCCGTCGGCCTTGACGTCGCCCCTGAGGACGAATCTACCAAACAACTCCGCGACTCCGTCGCCCACGCCACCACTGCCATGATGTACCCCAACTCCGGCGCAACCTTCCGCCGCAAATACTCGACCGCCACCTGGAAAATCCCCGAGCTGGAAATTAAACACCCCAGCGCCGCTGATGCAGACGGCAAGTTCCTCGTCCGCTTCTCGACCAGTACGAGCGGGCCGCGCAAGGGCAACGTCGAGGCCAAGTTCGAGCTTCGGTCTTCTGATGCCAGCACCTCCCTTCTGGGCATCAGCCGTGCCGTATCGGACCCCACGGAGGTGGATCCCTTCGCTGATGCTGGATCCAAAGACCCGCAACAGTCTTCTTCTACCGCGGCGGTTTCGTGGCAGGATGTTCCGACGGCCCGCAAATTGGTCGCTGGGAAGTACGTCTCTTCTTAA
- a CDS encoding uncharacterized protein (ID:PFLUO_005931-T1.cds;~source:funannotate), with the protein MDTSQNTRPASQLVAGFASPSTPAQSVFRQSARPPPPPPQQPHHDAEKDELRVQVSTLRYELENFKQERELQSLRHEKEVRDLQLKADADFKKAQAAESTANRATHKSDALAKELKEVQDQSLNDKTGFERKIRTLQDQNQNLQEEVYDTQAQLSDQDRQFKYQISELETVRASLQKTIEELQNDLQTARTTQQTTQERLSQREAEVAELESENIQLKAEGSDSETLTVLKRELSEQVNHIRSLETTNRDQTIELRNLRKVQKNVEVVEEQKRSLENQLQLMKGLEAEFETLQIQKQVLEDERQSWTSLLQDNDQSAEIDSPEAVVRTLVQEQIEKATLVDRLGNTNAQFLEKDETIQALENERAHLKQELEKLRASGSSPSGSAAAAETRIRARLERQRTLAVKEVEYLRAQLKTFDTEEATMNAEENRFDEQKTEQIAELQKLVDEYRADLQKAHEELSKHDAPPPQDETRGTKRPLSPADSEAESERLSVLTRKNRKLQDSLSKSEQAATLARRELDAAKSQLKSLQSKSRTRVLELRDNPTAEAEKIKMSTLTTLKSENRDLLTQLQQGANTGIKSVPASTIDSLKLEMQDMERVVADKEKRMRRLKEIWTAKSSEFREAVASLLGYKLDFLPNGRVRVTSMFHLSPAYRHGEGDVSNSRGPGSMGNDEENSIVFDGENGTMKISGGPSSLFAMEIKPLIKFWVEERKDIPCFLAAMTLDFYDKTTRAARM; encoded by the exons ATGGATACCAGCCAGAACACGCGCCCGGCGTCGCAGCTGGTGGCCGGCTTTGCGTCCCCATCTACACCTGCACAGAGCGTGTTCCGACAGTCCGCTCggcctcctccaccaccgcctcaacaaccacaccatgatgccgagaaggatgagctTCGGGTCCAAGTGAGCACTCTGAGATACGAGCTGGAGAACTTCAAACAGGAGCGAGAGCTGCAGTCCCTCCGACACGAAAAGGAAGTCCGAGATTTACAATTGAAAGCGGATGCGGATTTTAAAAAGGCACAG GCTGCCGAATCGACAGCCAATCGCGCCACCCATAAAAGCGATGCGCTGGCCAAAGAGCTTAAAGAGGTGCAAGACCAATCTTTGAACGACAAAACGGGATTCGAGCGCAAGATCAGAACGCTACAAGACCAGAACCAGAATTTACAGGAAGAGGTATATGACACACAAGCCCAGCTTTCCGACCAGGACCGGCAATTCAAGTACCAAATCAGTGAGCTGGAAACTGTTCGTGCCTCGCTACAGAAGACTATCGAGGAACTTCAGAATGATCTGCAGACCGCCCGAACCACCCAACAGACCACGCAAGAGCGCTTGTCTCAGCGCGAAGCCGAAGTTGCAGAGTTGGAGTCGGAGAACATTCAGCTCAAGGCGGAGGGCAGCGACTCGGAAACCCTCACTGTCTTGAAACGCGAACTTTCAGAGCAGGTCAACCACATCCGGAGCTTAGAGACGACAAACCGAGATCAGACAATTGAGCTGCGGAATCTGCGGAAGGTTCAAAAGAATGTGGAAGTTGTCGAGGAACAGAAGAGATCGCTGGAGAATCAGCTGCAGCTGATGAAGGGGCTGGAGGCGGAATTCGAGACGTTGCAGATCCAAAAGCAAGTCCTGGAGGACGAGCGACAGTCATGGACCAGCCTTCTCCAGGACAATGACCAATCTGCCGAGATTGACTCCCCCGAGGCGGTGGTTCGGACATTAGTACAAGAGCAGATCGAAAAGGCTACGCTTGTTGATCGGCTAGGAAACACCAACGCTCAGTTCTTGGAGAAAGATGAGACcatccaggccctcgagaATGAGCGAGCGCATCTCAAGCAGGAGTTGGAAAAGCTCCGCGCTTCAGGATCCTCTCCTTCTGGAagcgccgcagccgcagagACTCGAATTCGAGCCCGACTTGAGCGACAGCGCACTCTCGCAGTCAAGGAAGTCGAGTATCTACGCGCACAGCTAAAGACCTTCGACACTGAAGAAGCTACGATGAACGCAGAAGAGAATCGATTCGACGAACAAAAAACCGAGCAAATCGCAGAGCTCCAGAAACTCGTGGACGAGTACCGCGCCGACCTCCAAAAGGCTCACGAGGAGCTCTCCAAGCACGATGCCCCACCACCGCAGGACGAGACTCGCGGTACCAAACGTCCTCTTTCACCAGCTGACAGCGAAGCTGAGAGCGAGCGGCTCTCCGTGCTGACCCGCAAAAACCGGAAGCTCCAAGACTCCCTCTCCAAATCTGAGCAAGCTGCGACCCTCGCCCGCCGCGAGCTCGACGCTGCCAAGTCTCAGCTCAAGTCCCTACAATCCAAATCGCGCACACGGGTCCTTGAACTACGCGACAATCCAACGGCCGAGGCggagaaaatcaagatgTCGACCCTGACAACTCTCAAATCTGAGAATCGGGATCTTCTCACCCAACTACAGCAGGGCGCCAACACCGGGATCAAATCGGTCCCCGCGAGCACGATCGACAGCCTCAAGCTAGAGATGCAAGACATGGAGCGCGTGGTCGCAGATAAAGAGAAGCGCATGCGGCGTCTCAAAGAGATCTGGACAGCGAAATCCTCCGAATTCCGGGAGGCCGTTGCCTCCCTCCTAGGATACAAGTTGGATTTCCTCCCCAACGGACGCGTCCGGGTCACATCCATGTTCCACCTCTCACCAGCCTACCGCCACGGCGAGGGTGATGTATCCAACTCGCGTGGGCCGGGGAGCATGGGGAATGACGAAGAGAATTCGATTGTATTCGACGGCGAGAATGGAACTATGAAGATCTCTGGTGGGCCCAGTAGTCTCTTCGCGATGGAAATCAAACCCCTCATCAAGTTttgggtggaggagaggaaggataTACCCTGCTTCCTGGCTGCGATGACGTTGGATTTCTATGATAAAACCACCCGTGCTGCGAGGATGTGA
- a CDS encoding uncharacterized protein (ID:PFLUO_005936-T1.cds;~source:funannotate) has protein sequence MPRDPLIGLVGKVGLRAIDYKGLADTDPEKAIKRQVHDFEQLDGCFFQSRPSVPSRDELKSCADKFIRSFTTIDPQRAIGYLQIECACQRQNVSDRCRPNYGGCHEGRRSVPIELLDVAGLVPGAHQGRGLGNKFLDDLRHADALIHVVDVSGTTDAEGKATRGYDPSVDIEWLRSEIVRWVQGNLMDKWGSIKRRHTATKANPVDTLQGQFSGYGSTPQTVARVLDKLGLKEPLEEWSDETIETVVKTFIDEKFPTVFALNKIDHPDADKNISKIAKMQDPNSIVLCSAISEVFLRRLAKQGYIKYVEGSEFVDTREDLIEMGDPDGGGLKEMDEKLKTRVENLKDMVLYRFGSTGVVQCLSRSADLLGLVPVFPVRNVSTFSSGAGNAVFRDCVLVKKNTTVGEVARKVMGDVPISYIEGVGGTRVSEDEIVSVGKYDILSFKPGR, from the exons ATGCCTCGAGATCCATTGATTGGGCTGGTGGGAAAGGTTGGTCTTCGCGCAATCGATTACAAGGGTCTTGCTGACACCGATCCTGAAAAAGCCATCAAGCGGCAAGTCCACGACTTTGAACAGCTTGACGGATGCTTCTTCCAAAGTCG CCCCTCCGTGCCCAGCCGCGACGAACTGAAGAGCTGCGCTGACAAATTCATTCGCAGCTTCACCACCATTGACCCCCAGCGAGCCATCGGATACCTTCAGATCGAATGCGCATGCCAAAGACAAAACGTGTCGGATCGATGCCGGCCCAATTATGGCGGCTGCCACGAAGGGCGGCGCTCTGTCCCCATTGAACTGCTGGACGTTGCGGGTCTTGTGCCCGGAGCCCACCAAGGACGGGGATTGGGCAACAaatttctggatgatctgcgtCACGCCGATGCGCTGATTCACGTCGTGGATGTCAGCGGGACGACTGATGCAGAAGGCAAGGCTACGCGAGGTTACGATCCGTCGGTGGACATTGAATGGCTGCGCTCGGAGATTGTGCGCTGGGTACAAGGAAACTTGATGGATAAATG GGGTTCCATCAAGCGGAGACATACCGCAACGA AGGCAAACCCAGTCGACACATTACAAGGCCAATTCTCCGGTTACGGCAGCACGCCACAAACCGTCGCGCGTGTTTTGGACAAACTCGGTCTGAAGGAGCCACTGGAAGAATGGTCGGATGAGACGATAGAAACAGTCGTCAAAACATTCATCGACGAAAAATTCCCCACGGTGTTCGCTTTGAACAAGATTGATCATCCGGATGCAGACAAG AATATTAGCAAGATTGCCAAGATGCAAGATCCCAACTCTATTGTTCTTTGCTCCGCTATATCAGAAGTATTCCTACGGCGGCTAGCGAAACAGGGTTACATCAAATACGTCGAAGGGAGCGAGTTCGTCGACACGCGAGAAGACCTGATTGAGATGGGAGATCCAGATGGAGGGGGTCTCAAggagatggacgagaagTTGAAAAC GCGAGTTGAAAACTTAAAAGACATGGTCCTTTATCGCTTCGGCTCTACAGGAGTGGTCCAGTGTCTTTCCAGATCGGCAGATCTGCTGGGCCTTGTGCCCGTATTCCCCGTTCGCAACGTTTCCACCTTCAGCTCCGGAGCTGGAAATGCTGTGTTCCGTGATTGTGTGCTCGTCAAGAA AAACACTACTGTTGGGGAAGTCGCTCGGAAAGTAATGGGCGACGTGCCCATCTCCTACATTgagggagtgggaggaaCTCGGGTTTCGGAAGATGAGATTGTTAGCGTTGGGAAATATGAT ATTTTATCATTCAAACCTGGCCGGTAA